Proteins co-encoded in one Bacillus sp. FSL H8-0547 genomic window:
- a CDS encoding xylose ABC transporter ATP-binding protein, translating into MSSVLEMTSITKEFPGVKALDDVTFQVEKGEIHALCGENGAGKSTLMKVLSGLYPSGSYSGEITVDGEVQSFKTIKDAEKAGISIIYQELALVRQMTVAENLILGNEPATFGIIDQNKMIQMCEKWLAEVGLKGVSPDTITGTLGIGQQQLVEIAKALSKKAKILILDEPTAALTEQEVKILLAILKEFRERGVTCIYISHKLGEVFDIADTITVLRDGKTVTSQKAADLTEDKVIAYMVGREIKDRYPRMAANPKETILKVEDYTVYHPDMPGKKVIDSVSFQVKKGEILGIAGLMGSGRTELVMSLFGAYAGYSKGNVEINGKNAKNKSVKQAIENGLALVSEDRKKFGLVLNMDIQNNVTLPSLRRVSSLGIINQNEEIRSGNQYLKQLRIKAPSVETVTGTLSGGNQQKVVIGKWLMTKPKILILDEPTRGIDVGAKLEIYHIMNELVNEGVAIIMISSELPEVLGMSHRILVMSEGKFTGEFHAENATQENIMRAATGGLAG; encoded by the coding sequence GTGTCATCTGTTCTTGAAATGACGAGTATTACGAAAGAATTTCCAGGCGTGAAGGCTCTTGATGATGTCACGTTTCAAGTGGAAAAAGGCGAAATCCATGCACTCTGCGGAGAGAACGGGGCCGGGAAATCCACGCTTATGAAGGTGCTGAGCGGGCTGTATCCTTCAGGCTCTTATTCAGGTGAGATAACGGTGGACGGAGAAGTGCAGTCTTTTAAAACGATTAAGGATGCTGAAAAAGCGGGCATCTCCATCATCTATCAGGAGCTCGCTCTTGTCCGGCAAATGACGGTGGCAGAAAATCTCATTCTCGGCAATGAGCCGGCAACCTTCGGCATTATTGATCAAAATAAGATGATTCAAATGTGTGAGAAATGGCTTGCTGAGGTCGGCCTGAAAGGCGTAAGCCCAGATACGATTACGGGAACACTCGGCATCGGCCAGCAGCAGCTTGTCGAAATTGCAAAGGCTCTTTCAAAAAAGGCCAAAATCCTGATTTTAGATGAACCGACTGCTGCTCTGACTGAACAGGAAGTCAAGATTCTGCTTGCGATTTTAAAAGAATTCAGGGAGCGGGGCGTCACCTGCATCTACATCTCCCACAAGCTCGGAGAAGTGTTTGATATTGCCGATACGATCACGGTTCTCCGCGACGGAAAAACGGTCACTTCCCAAAAAGCGGCCGATCTCACGGAGGATAAAGTCATCGCATACATGGTGGGGCGCGAGATCAAAGACCGCTATCCCCGAATGGCCGCAAATCCGAAAGAGACCATTCTGAAGGTTGAGGACTATACGGTTTATCATCCTGATATGCCTGGAAAAAAAGTTATAGATTCTGTCTCATTTCAAGTGAAAAAAGGTGAAATCCTTGGAATTGCAGGGCTGATGGGTTCAGGAAGAACGGAGCTTGTGATGAGCCTGTTCGGCGCTTACGCAGGCTATTCAAAAGGCAATGTGGAAATCAACGGAAAGAATGCGAAAAACAAATCCGTCAAGCAGGCAATCGAAAACGGACTGGCGCTCGTATCGGAGGACCGGAAAAAATTCGGCCTTGTCCTGAACATGGATATCCAGAACAACGTGACGCTTCCGAGCCTGAGGCGCGTCTCATCCCTCGGCATCATCAACCAGAATGAAGAAATCCGCAGCGGGAATCAGTATTTAAAACAGCTGAGAATAAAAGCGCCATCTGTTGAAACAGTCACCGGCACACTGAGCGGGGGGAACCAGCAGAAGGTTGTCATCGGAAAATGGCTGATGACGAAACCTAAAATTTTGATCCTTGATGAACCAACGAGGGGAATTGACGTTGGAGCGAAGCTTGAAATCTATCACATTATGAATGAGCTCGTAAACGAGGGAGTGGCCATCATCATGATTTCGTCTGAGCTGCCTGAAGTACTTGGCATGAGCCACAGAATTCTGGTGATGTCAGAAGGGAAATTCACAGGTGAATTCCATGCAGAAAATGCTACCCAGGAAAACATTATGAGAGCAGCGACAGGAGGACTTGCAGGATGA
- a CDS encoding sugar ABC transporter permease, with protein MSTNLETVKQPAVKEKKINLFTIDIRAYSMIGALLIIWILFSVLNDTFLTPRNLSNLFLQMSVTSILAIGMVLIIVSGQIDLSVGSLVGLTGGVAAILNVWLGWDTIPVIIATVVLGALIGLWQGWWIAYMAVPAFIVTLGGMLIFRGILTGITGSMTVAPLSPSLKIIGQGYVTPAAGLIMGAIAFILAVYFLIRQRNARIKYGFDVLSMNWTLIASVGIGLLIFTFIYLMNQYQGIPVPFITVIILAVLFHFIAKKTVFGRQVYAIGGNPEAAVLSGINIKRRILLVFVLGNTLAAIAGLVLTARVNAATVGAGNMYELDAIAACVIGGTSLMGGIGTIPGAIIGALVMASLDNGMSIMNIDAYWQLIVKGSILVLAVWFDIYSRNKKKR; from the coding sequence ATGAGCACAAACCTTGAAACCGTTAAACAGCCGGCAGTGAAAGAAAAGAAAATCAATTTGTTTACAATCGATATCCGCGCATACTCCATGATTGGCGCCCTTCTCATCATCTGGATTTTATTTTCCGTCTTAAATGATACCTTTCTAACCCCGCGGAACTTATCCAATCTCTTTTTGCAGATGTCTGTAACATCCATTCTAGCAATTGGCATGGTCCTGATCATCGTATCCGGACAGATTGACCTCTCAGTCGGCTCACTTGTCGGACTGACGGGAGGCGTTGCAGCGATCCTGAACGTCTGGCTTGGCTGGGATACGATACCCGTTATTATTGCAACAGTGGTATTGGGTGCGCTGATTGGTCTGTGGCAGGGATGGTGGATTGCCTACATGGCCGTGCCGGCCTTTATCGTCACGCTCGGAGGAATGCTTATTTTCCGGGGAATACTGACCGGTATCACCGGAAGCATGACCGTAGCTCCGCTTTCACCTAGCCTTAAGATCATCGGACAGGGATATGTGACGCCTGCTGCAGGCCTGATCATGGGAGCTATTGCGTTTATCCTTGCCGTGTACTTTTTGATCAGACAAAGAAACGCGCGCATCAAGTACGGATTTGATGTTCTTTCCATGAACTGGACGCTGATTGCTTCAGTGGGCATCGGTCTTCTGATCTTTACGTTCATATACTTGATGAATCAGTACCAGGGAATTCCGGTTCCATTTATAACGGTCATCATCCTCGCTGTTCTTTTCCACTTTATCGCCAAAAAGACGGTATTCGGCAGACAGGTGTATGCCATTGGGGGCAATCCCGAGGCCGCTGTTCTCTCAGGCATTAACATTAAGCGCAGAATTCTCCTCGTTTTCGTTCTCGGGAACACACTTGCAGCGATCGCAGGTCTTGTCCTGACTGCGCGCGTGAACGCGGCTACCGTTGGAGCAGGAAACATGTATGAGCTCGATGCCATCGCAGCCTGCGTCATCGGGGGCACAAGTTTGATGGGCGGAATCGGAACCATCCCGGGAGCCATCATTGGAGCTCTTGTTATGGCGAGCCTGGATAACGGCATGAGCATCATGAACATTGATGCCTACTGGCAGCTGATTGTAAAAGGAAGTATTCTGGTTCTTGCCGTTTGGTTTGATATCTACAGCCGGAATAAAAAGAAGCGCTGA
- a CDS encoding methyl-accepting chemotaxis protein has protein sequence MTAIEKVKHDDLLSKNKLMLFTFGASSLFALIYVLVTGQMEQVPIYSAECVMLIVFYVLFRYLKRDRLFPYFTVVMISILACASIFITGANLALIPVLFFQAVFSAVPYYSTVFATGFGLGLVTLFVNASVPSAEQEMIAGSMGAIVLAYLLTGVLLGVLIHLNKKQFNVLQQFIADAEAEAGRKEEQRHKLEQAASRIADSVAKANERVQMNTRAQAEMTIAINEVSAGSQIQSEQISEIAESAHNNMLSMNELNEISSLLNEDSRQASRIADKSGEKVSRLMTEMNDLNQIVTALNATFKNLNLKIEETNQFTNTIRQITEQTNLLALNASIEAARAGEAGKGFSVVAQEIRKLAELTNDANKKITENLKQVNQTSGEAEEKMAASSANLLTSVEATREVHENFQQLKEKLANMTESFTGFEAISADVETNTANVERSTNELAAIIEQASASMQEMSATIETLSDDNKKIADLMNETALSAESILKS, from the coding sequence ATGACAGCGATTGAAAAGGTAAAACACGATGATTTATTAAGCAAAAACAAGCTGATGCTGTTTACATTTGGCGCGTCATCTTTATTTGCTCTGATTTACGTCCTGGTCACGGGGCAGATGGAGCAGGTGCCGATTTATTCAGCTGAATGTGTGATGCTGATTGTTTTTTATGTATTGTTCCGGTATTTGAAAAGGGACAGGCTGTTTCCGTATTTCACGGTTGTGATGATTTCTATTCTTGCATGCGCCTCGATCTTCATAACCGGCGCGAATCTTGCACTTATTCCAGTCCTCTTTTTTCAGGCCGTTTTTTCAGCGGTCCCTTACTACTCGACGGTTTTTGCAACTGGATTTGGCCTTGGCCTTGTGACCCTTTTTGTCAATGCATCGGTTCCCTCTGCAGAACAGGAAATGATTGCAGGCAGCATGGGCGCCATTGTTCTGGCCTATCTTTTAACAGGGGTCCTGCTTGGCGTGCTCATCCATCTGAATAAAAAACAGTTCAATGTGCTGCAGCAGTTCATAGCGGATGCCGAAGCTGAAGCAGGCCGAAAAGAAGAGCAGAGGCACAAGCTCGAACAGGCGGCTTCCCGGATCGCTGACAGTGTGGCAAAAGCGAACGAGAGAGTGCAGATGAATACACGCGCCCAGGCAGAAATGACGATTGCCATTAATGAAGTCTCTGCCGGGAGCCAAATCCAGAGCGAGCAGATCAGCGAAATTGCTGAAAGTGCCCACAACAACATGCTTTCCATGAACGAACTGAACGAGATTTCTTCCCTGTTGAACGAAGACTCAAGACAAGCCAGCCGCATTGCGGACAAAAGCGGTGAAAAAGTGAGCAGGCTGATGACAGAAATGAATGACCTGAATCAAATCGTTACGGCTTTGAATGCGACGTTTAAAAACCTGAACCTGAAGATTGAAGAAACCAATCAGTTCACAAACACGATCCGCCAGATTACCGAACAGACAAATCTTCTCGCTTTAAATGCATCAATCGAAGCGGCAAGAGCAGGAGAGGCAGGCAAAGGATTTTCGGTCGTTGCCCAGGAAATTCGCAAGCTTGCTGAATTAACGAATGATGCCAATAAAAAAATCACGGAGAATCTGAAACAGGTCAATCAAACGAGCGGGGAAGCGGAAGAAAAAATGGCGGCAAGCAGCGCGAACCTGCTGACAAGTGTTGAGGCAACACGTGAAGTCCACGAGAATTTCCAGCAGCTGAAAGAGAAATTGGCCAATATGACAGAGAGCTTCACAGGCTTTGAAGCCATCTCGGCCGACGTAGAGACAAACACGGCAAATGTCGAGCGTTCAACCAATGAACTTGCGGCCATCATCGAACAGGCATCTGCAAGCATGCAGGAGATGAGCGCGACGATTGAAACCCTTAGTGACGATAATAAAAAAATTGCTGACCTCATGAACGAAACGGCTTTAAGTGCGGAATCAATCCTAAAATCGTAA
- a CDS encoding FAD-dependent oxidoreductase, whose amino-acid sequence MKLHNGSLYWPKTISSTQKYPELSESITCDVLIVGGGMSGALCAHTLSSYNLNTVLVEKRIVGSGSSSANTGLLQFSNDKMLHEFIKEIGKDQAVRFYKMCLKAVDELEKTAKSLSQPVDFIRRKSLYYASDEKDVSKLKKEFKALSKHGFPVSFLEEDEIEERFGFKKPAALLTDGDAEVNPYKFIQTLMKDAHQNGVQIFENTAVEELDRDDEYITMQTSHGTIRAKNVIYSTGYETIPFAKKLGADVNRTYAIATTPVASLEKWEDRSLIWETKRPYFYMRTTVDGRIVAGGLDEDKMEAPSNEDIIRERGQRLLDKIKEHYPSYDMEVDSAWGASFGESDDGLPFIGQHPKKDNIYYCLGFGGNGTVYSMLGAEIIKDLILYQSHPDADIVRLDR is encoded by the coding sequence ATGAAACTGCATAATGGTTCACTTTATTGGCCAAAAACGATCAGCAGCACACAAAAGTATCCAGAGCTCAGCGAATCAATCACATGCGATGTTCTTATTGTTGGCGGGGGGATGTCCGGCGCATTATGCGCCCATACTCTTTCTTCCTATAATCTGAATACCGTGCTCGTTGAAAAAAGAATCGTCGGAAGCGGAAGTTCGTCTGCCAACACCGGGCTGCTTCAGTTTTCAAATGACAAAATGCTGCATGAATTTATAAAGGAAATCGGCAAGGATCAGGCCGTACGCTTTTACAAGATGTGCCTAAAAGCGGTGGACGAGCTTGAAAAAACGGCTAAGAGCCTGTCTCAGCCGGTTGATTTCATCAGACGGAAAAGCTTGTACTATGCGAGCGATGAGAAAGATGTGTCAAAGCTTAAAAAAGAATTCAAGGCGCTTTCCAAGCATGGCTTTCCAGTCTCTTTTTTAGAAGAGGATGAGATTGAAGAACGGTTTGGATTTAAAAAGCCTGCAGCGCTTCTGACTGACGGCGATGCAGAGGTAAATCCCTATAAATTCATCCAGACCCTTATGAAGGATGCACATCAAAACGGTGTGCAGATTTTTGAGAACACAGCGGTTGAAGAACTGGACCGGGATGATGAATATATCACGATGCAGACTTCCCACGGAACCATTCGGGCAAAGAATGTCATTTACTCAACCGGATATGAAACCATTCCATTCGCCAAAAAGCTGGGTGCGGATGTAAACAGGACATACGCTATTGCCACCACACCTGTTGCATCTTTGGAAAAGTGGGAGGATCGGAGCTTAATTTGGGAGACGAAACGGCCCTACTTTTATATGAGGACAACGGTCGACGGAAGAATTGTTGCCGGCGGACTTGATGAAGACAAGATGGAAGCCCCGAGCAATGAAGACATCATCCGCGAGCGCGGCCAGCGTCTTCTTGATAAGATTAAAGAGCATTATCCTTCATATGACATGGAGGTCGACTCCGCCTGGGGAGCAAGCTTCGGTGAATCAGACGATGGCCTGCCCTTCATCGGACAGCATCCGAAAAAAGACAATATCTACTATTGCCTTGGGTTCGGCGGCAACGGCACCGTTTATTCGATGCTTGGAGCAGAAATCATTAAAGATCTGATTCTATATCAATCCCATCCGGATGCTGACATTGTCCGGCTGGACAGATAG
- a CDS encoding Gfo/Idh/MocA family oxidoreductase, which yields MIKAAMLSKWHVHAVDYARDIHNSSKVEIAMVWDEDKERGEKWANELGVPFEASLEAVLGNPEIQGVVVDTPTNMHKEVIVKAAEHGKHIFTEKVLALTAADCNEIFKAVEKAGVSLVVSMPRLSTDYYLFAEKAVKEGMLGEVKNARCRVAHNGSVPTEENPQGWLPAHFYNAEQCGGGALIDLGAHPIYLMNRLAGKPKEVSAHFDYVYGKEVEDQASVLVTYENGATAVLETSFVSFGSPFSLELYGTEGCLLIQDGKIELRNAEGVRIMENLPEELPIPMEQWADAILSGTAPFITNEDALFLTAVNEAAIKSNAEKRRVAVEC from the coding sequence ATGATAAAAGCAGCGATGCTGAGCAAGTGGCACGTGCATGCCGTTGATTATGCACGGGATATACATAACAGTTCGAAAGTGGAAATTGCGATGGTTTGGGATGAAGACAAAGAGCGAGGAGAGAAGTGGGCAAATGAGCTTGGCGTGCCGTTTGAGGCGAGCCTCGAGGCGGTGCTCGGTAATCCTGAGATTCAGGGAGTCGTGGTAGACACGCCGACAAATATGCATAAGGAAGTCATTGTGAAGGCAGCAGAACACGGAAAGCACATCTTCACGGAAAAAGTGCTGGCACTGACAGCAGCAGACTGCAATGAAATTTTTAAGGCGGTCGAGAAAGCGGGCGTTTCCCTGGTTGTTTCTATGCCAAGGCTGAGTACAGACTATTACCTTTTTGCAGAAAAAGCTGTAAAGGAAGGTATGCTCGGAGAGGTTAAAAATGCGAGATGCCGCGTAGCCCATAATGGATCGGTTCCGACAGAAGAAAATCCGCAGGGCTGGCTGCCGGCACACTTTTACAACGCCGAGCAATGCGGCGGCGGGGCGCTGATCGACCTGGGTGCCCATCCGATCTATTTAATGAACAGACTTGCAGGAAAACCGAAAGAAGTTTCCGCGCATTTTGATTATGTGTATGGCAAGGAAGTGGAAGACCAGGCATCCGTGCTTGTCACGTATGAGAACGGTGCCACAGCCGTCCTGGAAACATCTTTCGTTTCATTCGGCAGTCCGTTTTCCCTGGAACTGTACGGAACAGAAGGGTGTCTCCTGATTCAGGACGGGAAAATCGAGCTTCGGAATGCAGAAGGCGTCCGCATTATGGAGAATCTGCCTGAAGAACTCCCGATTCCGATGGAGCAATGGGCTGACGCGATTCTGTCTGGGACAGCGCCATTTATTACGAACGAGGATGCCTTGTTCCTGACCGCAGTTAATGAAGCGGCGATCAAATCCAATGCAGAAAAGCGCAGAGTGGCCGTCGAATGTTAA
- a CDS encoding NADH-quinone oxidoreductase subunit A, with amino-acid sequence MESLNVYLNNYLIVVVFLLLGILLPVVALGIGRILRPHKPSEAKATTYESGIDPFHDSRVQFNVRYYMFGLMFVIFDVETVFLYPWAVAYEKLGVFALIEMLIFVIMLVIGLVYAWKKKVLKWT; translated from the coding sequence ATGGAATCACTCAACGTCTATTTGAATAACTACTTAATTGTTGTTGTTTTCCTGCTGCTTGGTATCTTGCTGCCGGTCGTGGCGCTCGGAATCGGCCGGATTTTAAGGCCCCACAAGCCGAGTGAGGCGAAGGCCACTACTTACGAGAGCGGAATTGATCCATTTCATGATTCACGCGTTCAATTTAATGTCCGGTACTATATGTTTGGTCTGATGTTTGTCATTTTTGACGTAGAAACGGTGTTTTTGTATCCGTGGGCTGTCGCATATGAGAAGCTTGGTGTTTTTGCTCTGATTGAAATGCTTATTTTTGTCATCATGCTCGTGATTGGGCTAGTCTACGCATGGAAGAAGAAGGTGCTGAAATGGACTTAA
- a CDS encoding NADH-quinone oxidoreductase subunit B family protein, which yields MDLKLTNIPQDEMEELKRSVFLTTLEDLKGWARSNSLWPLTFGLACCAIEMMGVGSSHYDLDRFGSFFRTSPRQSDVMIVSGTVTKKMAPVLKRLYDQMPEPKWVIAMGSCATAGGPYIKSYAVVKGVDQIVPVDVYIPGCPPNPAALIYGINKLKEKIRYEAKTGSEIIHER from the coding sequence ATGGACTTAAAGCTAACGAATATCCCTCAGGATGAAATGGAAGAGCTCAAGCGCAGCGTCTTTTTGACGACACTTGAGGATTTAAAGGGCTGGGCGAGAAGCAATTCACTCTGGCCGCTGACATTCGGCCTTGCATGCTGTGCCATTGAAATGATGGGTGTCGGCTCATCACACTATGACCTCGACCGTTTTGGCTCGTTTTTTAGAACATCGCCCCGGCAATCGGATGTCATGATCGTATCAGGGACCGTTACGAAAAAAATGGCCCCGGTCTTAAAGCGTCTGTACGACCAGATGCCTGAACCGAAATGGGTGATTGCCATGGGTTCTTGTGCAACGGCAGGCGGACCGTATATCAAATCCTACGCCGTCGTAAAAGGGGTCGATCAGATTGTGCCGGTTGACGTCTATATCCCGGGCTGTCCGCCCAATCCTGCCGCCCTCATCTACGGAATCAACAAGCTGAAAGAAAAAATCCGTTACGAGGCAAAAACAGGGAGTGAAATAATCCATGAGCGATGA
- a CDS encoding NADH-quinone oxidoreductase subunit C, translated as MSDEKDLQQQKREAAQKAKEAALKKLAEKQAGKEPASEDSLAKQKAAAAAKAKAAVLAKQKAKESSGSELSGDDLALAKQKAFAAAKAKAEAIAKQKAKEAGESESTGDDLALAKQKAVAAAKAKAAAMAKQKAKEARETESSGDDLALAKKKAVAAAKAKAAALAKQKAKEAGGSETIGDDLALAKQKAVAAAKAKAAALAKQKAKEAGASESSGDDLALAKQKAVAAAKAKAAAAAKAKASRENMSEDDLAKEKAKAIAAAKAKAAVAAKAKQMAVKEEPQQEEPSPNEPILQKYISIIETHLGRDVLEESGINRLSKDVPTLTAKKESYFTLAKLLKEQEDLQFDYVSELHGTDFQTHMEIYVYLFSYIHRHTVVLKVKLDRDQPEIQSLVPLWKGADWPEREAYDLLGIHFTDHPNLTRIMMPDDWIGHPLRKDYEPYDVEV; from the coding sequence ATGAGCGATGAAAAAGACCTCCAGCAGCAAAAGAGAGAAGCCGCTCAAAAGGCAAAGGAAGCTGCCCTGAAAAAACTTGCAGAAAAGCAGGCCGGGAAGGAACCCGCAAGCGAAGACTCTCTAGCCAAACAAAAGGCCGCCGCAGCTGCCAAAGCAAAAGCTGCCGTACTGGCTAAGCAGAAAGCGAAAGAATCCAGCGGAAGCGAATTATCAGGAGACGACCTCGCATTAGCGAAGCAAAAAGCTTTTGCAGCCGCCAAAGCAAAAGCCGAAGCCATCGCGAAGCAAAAAGCGAAAGAAGCCGGAGAAAGCGAATCCACAGGAGACGATCTGGCACTAGCGAAGCAAAAAGCAGTCGCCGCAGCAAAGGCAAAAGCCGCTGCAATGGCTAAGCAGAAAGCAAAAGAAGCCCGAGAAACCGAGTCCTCAGGAGACGACCTGGCATTAGCGAAGAAGAAAGCAGTCGCCGCAGCAAAGGCAAAAGCCGCTGCACTGGCTAAGCAGAAAGCAAAAGAAGCGGGTGGAAGTGAAACCATAGGAGACGACCTGGCATTAGCAAAGCAAAAGGCTGTCGCAGCAGCAAAGGCAAAAGCCGCTGCACTGGCTAAGCAGAAAGCGAAAGAAGCGGGAGCAAGCGAATCCTCAGGAGACGACCTTGCTTTAGCAAAGCAAAAGGCTGTCGCAGCCGCCAAAGCAAAAGCCGCTGCAGCCGCAAAAGCAAAGGCATCCCGTGAAAATATGTCAGAAGACGACTTGGCGAAAGAAAAGGCAAAAGCGATTGCTGCTGCCAAGGCAAAGGCTGCCGTTGCTGCTAAAGCGAAGCAAATGGCAGTCAAGGAAGAACCGCAGCAAGAAGAACCCTCACCGAATGAACCAATCCTGCAGAAATACATCAGCATCATTGAAACGCATCTTGGCCGGGATGTCCTGGAAGAGTCAGGCATCAATAGGCTGTCGAAAGATGTTCCTACCCTTACTGCAAAGAAAGAATCCTATTTTACATTAGCAAAACTGCTGAAAGAACAGGAAGACTTACAGTTTGATTATGTATCCGAACTGCACGGCACCGACTTTCAGACCCATATGGAAATTTACGTGTACCTCTTTTCCTATATACACAGGCACACAGTCGTGCTGAAGGTGAAGCTTGACCGTGACCAGCCTGAAATCCAGTCGCTTGTGCCTCTTTGGAAAGGGGCGGACTGGCCTGAGCGCGAGGCCTATGATTTGCTGGGCATCCATTTCACGGACCATCCGAATTTAACGAGAATCATGATGCCGGATGACTGGATCGGGCATCCGCTAAGAAAAGATTATGAACCTTATGATGTGGAGGTGTAG
- a CDS encoding NADH-quinone oxidoreductase subunit D, which produces MIRTEEMLLNVGPQHPSTHGVFRLVIKIDGEIIKEATPVIGYLHRGTEKIAENLQYTQIIPYTDRMDYLSAMTNNYVICHAVETMAGIQVPERADYLRVIAMELGRVASHLVWWGTYLLDIGAVSPFLYAFREREMIINLLAELSGARLTFNYMRVGGVKWDAPEGWIEKVAEFIPYMREQLKGYHDLVSGNEIFLNRVKGVGIYTKEEALEYSLSGANLRCTGVKWDLRKDEPYSIYDRFDFDVPVRTKGDAFARYECRMAEIEESLKILEQAVEQFPGDGPIMAKVPKIIKAPKGEAYVRIESPRGEIGCYIASDGKKEPYRLKFRRPSFYNLQILPKLLQGENMANLITILGAIDIVLGEVDG; this is translated from the coding sequence TTGATCCGGACAGAAGAAATGCTCCTGAATGTCGGCCCGCAGCATCCGAGTACGCACGGCGTATTCAGGCTGGTCATAAAAATTGACGGAGAAATCATTAAAGAGGCTACACCGGTGATTGGCTATTTACATAGAGGCACGGAAAAAATCGCGGAAAATCTGCAGTATACGCAGATCATACCGTACACAGACCGCATGGATTACCTGTCCGCGATGACCAACAACTACGTGATCTGCCATGCAGTGGAGACGATGGCGGGTATTCAGGTTCCGGAACGCGCGGACTATTTGCGCGTCATTGCGATGGAGCTTGGACGGGTCGCGAGTCACCTAGTCTGGTGGGGCACGTATTTGCTTGATATCGGTGCGGTAAGCCCGTTCTTATATGCTTTCCGCGAGCGGGAAATGATCATTAATCTGCTGGCGGAATTGTCGGGTGCACGCCTTACGTTTAACTACATGCGTGTAGGCGGAGTGAAGTGGGATGCACCGGAGGGCTGGATTGAAAAAGTCGCCGAATTCATCCCGTACATGAGAGAGCAGCTCAAGGGCTATCATGATCTTGTGTCAGGGAACGAAATTTTCCTGAACCGTGTAAAAGGGGTCGGCATTTATACAAAAGAAGAGGCTCTTGAGTACTCCCTGAGCGGCGCCAACCTTCGCTGTACCGGGGTGAAATGGGATCTCCGCAAAGATGAGCCGTATTCCATTTATGACCGTTTTGATTTTGACGTTCCGGTCAGGACAAAAGGCGACGCTTTTGCCCGCTATGAATGCCGTATGGCTGAAATCGAGGAGTCTCTGAAAATTTTGGAGCAGGCGGTTGAACAGTTTCCTGGTGACGGGCCGATCATGGCTAAGGTGCCGAAAATCATTAAGGCTCCAAAAGGAGAGGCGTATGTGCGGATTGAATCCCCGCGCGGCGAGATCGGCTGCTATATCGCCAGTGACGGAAAAAAAGAGCCGTACCGCCTGAAATTCAGACGGCCGTCTTTTTACAATCTGCAAATCCTGCCAAAGCTGCTGCAGGGTGAAAACATGGCGAACCTCATTACCATTCTCGGCGCCATTGACATCGTGCTCGGGGAGGTGGACGGCTGA
- the nuoH gene encoding NADH-quinone oxidoreductase subunit NuoH: MVQDLLQSSPGLGNFAIFFGLATAFLFVVLGFVTYGILAERKVMGFMQGRIGPNQVGGRWGLLQTVADVLKLLIKEDTIPKLADKPLFILAPVIAFAPAFIVLSTIPFTDSFQFADLGVGLLFYIAISGLTTIGIVTGGWASNNKYSLLGGMRAAAQMISYEIPLVMSVIGVVLLSGSLNLNTIVDAQENVWFIFLQPIGFLIFLIASVAELNRTPFDLPEAESELVAGYHVEYSGFRWAFFMLSEYVYFFAMASLTTVLFLGGWQPVAFLDFIPGAIWFGLKFSVVIFILIWFRVTFPRIRADQLMEFGWKVLLPVALANIFVTAIVKEIFFK, encoded by the coding sequence ATGGTGCAGGATCTGCTGCAATCGTCCCCTGGCCTAGGCAATTTCGCCATTTTTTTCGGACTCGCAACAGCTTTCCTGTTCGTTGTCCTTGGATTTGTCACCTACGGCATCCTGGCTGAACGCAAAGTCATGGGCTTCATGCAGGGCAGGATCGGACCGAATCAGGTAGGCGGCAGGTGGGGCCTGCTGCAGACAGTGGCTGACGTTCTGAAGCTCCTGATAAAAGAGGACACGATTCCAAAGCTTGCAGATAAACCGCTGTTTATTCTCGCGCCAGTCATTGCCTTTGCACCTGCCTTTATCGTGCTGTCAACAATCCCCTTTACAGATTCCTTTCAATTTGCGGATCTTGGAGTCGGACTGCTATTTTATATCGCCATTTCCGGGCTGACGACAATCGGCATTGTCACCGGCGGCTGGGCATCGAACAACAAATACTCGCTGCTCGGCGGCATGCGGGCCGCGGCCCAGATGATTTCCTACGAAATCCCGCTTGTGATGTCAGTCATCGGCGTCGTGCTTTTATCCGGAAGTCTGAACTTGAACACCATCGTCGATGCACAGGAGAATGTCTGGTTTATTTTCCTGCAGCCGATTGGCTTTTTGATCTTCTTGATTGCATCTGTCGCAGAGCTGAACCGGACGCCGTTTGACTTGCCTGAGGCGGAATCAGAGCTTGTCGCCGGCTACCATGTCGAATATTCCGGCTTCCGCTGGGCGTTTTTCATGCTATCGGAATATGTATACTTTTTCGCCATGGCATCGCTGACGACCGTGCTTTTCCTCGGCGGTTGGCAGCCTGTTGCCTTCCTTGATTTCATTCCGGGCGCCATCTGGTTCGGACTGAAATTCAGTGTCGTCATTTTCATCCTGATCTGGTTCCGCGTCACCTTCCCGAGGATCCGCGCCGACCAGCTCATGGAATTCGGCTGGAAAGTGCTCCTGCCTGTCGCACTCGCGAACATATTTGTAACAGCGATTGTGAAGGAGATTTTCTTTAAGTAA